One stretch of Paenibacillus sp. AN1007 DNA includes these proteins:
- a CDS encoding dipeptide/oligopeptide/nickel ABC transporter ATP-binding protein, translating to MTDDKSPILRLNSVCKTYELKGQQAVQALQNVNLAVYPGECLGIVGQSGSGKSSLAKCVTQLEHVNSGEIWYRQQEITRLRGEKLRQMRKQIQMVFQDPSMIFNPRMKIGMFICEPLLNYKLMKGPQAVQETRKLLERVGLSASDADKYPHELSGGQQQRAVIARAIGVRPEIIIFDEATSALDVSIQQQILDLLMELRRETGVSSIFISHDLAVVQQVSDRIAVMHQGKVVEVVDSARLSSSANHSYTRSLMSSALSLRKLKDEMQKRERVVVLAESI from the coding sequence ATGACCGATGACAAATCACCGATTCTGAGATTGAACAGCGTATGCAAAACGTACGAATTGAAAGGACAGCAGGCTGTTCAGGCATTGCAAAACGTGAATCTGGCAGTATATCCCGGGGAATGTCTGGGCATTGTCGGGCAGAGCGGGAGCGGCAAAAGCTCCTTGGCCAAATGTGTGACGCAGCTGGAGCATGTGAATTCAGGGGAGATTTGGTATCGTCAGCAGGAGATCACCCGTTTGAGAGGTGAGAAGCTGCGCCAGATGCGTAAACAGATTCAGATGGTCTTTCAGGATCCGTCGATGATCTTTAACCCACGTATGAAGATAGGCATGTTCATCTGTGAACCTCTCTTGAATTATAAATTAATGAAAGGCCCGCAGGCCGTTCAGGAGACACGCAAGCTCTTGGAACGAGTCGGGTTATCTGCATCCGATGCGGATAAATACCCGCATGAATTAAGCGGCGGGCAGCAGCAGCGGGCTGTGATCGCCCGTGCAATTGGTGTAAGGCCCGAGATTATTATTTTTGACGAGGCTACCTCTGCACTGGACGTTTCGATCCAGCAGCAGATTCTGGATCTGCTCATGGAGCTGCGCAGGGAGACAGGAGTTTCCTCCATCTTCATATCACATGATCTTGCTGTGGTGCAGCAGGTAAGTGATCGCATTGCAGTCATGCATCAAGGGAAAGTAGTGGAGGTTGTGGACAGTGCAAGGTTGAGCAGTTCGGCGAATCATTCCTACACGAGAAGTCTGATGTCCTCGGCGTTGTCCTTACGAAAGCTGAAGGATGAAATGCAGAAGCGAGAACGTGTGGTGGTTCTGGCGGAGAGCATCTAA
- a CDS encoding ABC transporter substrate-binding protein, with product MRNVQRKWLFALMSMMVIMVLTACGSGKNSSASTSSNAAEKSSDTDASISGAAGNKSHLNIALFWLGSSLDPAEEWNGWTLTRAAIGETLIQFDEHMKMVPKLADKWDRVDDTTWHFHIRDGVTFHNGNPVTADAVKKSIERSISLNERGQSTLPIASMAAKGQDLTIKTTQPDASLLGNIAEPLFIIVDTSADTSKFKSAPIATGPFMVTGYTPDQEIQVKKYDGYWGGAADLDTMTLKYIKDDSTRALALQSGEIDAASNIGRSNMSLFQDTSQYTIDEIPSLRTQFVWFNTSHPLLSDPKVRRAISYGIDRERYANTLVGGQAAKGPFTSALPFGYDKLKGYNYEPDKAKQLLDEAGYKDTDGDSIREKDGEKLSLQLILNAAYESDSVVAAAMQSQLKEIGVGLELTSYEDLTDHQKSGNYDLALTSINTGITGDPQYILDFYFKTGAEWNVGGYSNPKLDQLIEGLHSEFDVEKRYALAAEAQQLILDDAAYMFLTYTPINIVSKSNVKGAAMYPIDFYLLDRNIKVEQ from the coding sequence ATGAGGAATGTTCAACGAAAGTGGCTGTTTGCTCTTATGTCTATGATGGTCATTATGGTGCTCACCGCTTGCGGCAGCGGCAAAAATTCATCGGCTTCGACATCATCGAATGCTGCGGAAAAATCATCAGATACAGATGCGAGCATCTCAGGTGCTGCAGGGAATAAGTCTCATCTAAATATTGCCTTGTTCTGGCTGGGCAGCAGCCTGGACCCTGCGGAAGAGTGGAACGGCTGGACGCTGACACGGGCCGCAATAGGAGAGACGCTGATTCAGTTTGATGAACACATGAAGATGGTGCCCAAACTCGCAGACAAGTGGGATCGGGTTGACGATACGACCTGGCATTTTCATATTCGTGACGGGGTAACATTTCATAATGGCAATCCGGTGACTGCTGATGCGGTGAAAAAATCAATCGAACGATCCATCTCGCTGAACGAGAGAGGTCAATCGACACTGCCGATTGCATCAATGGCTGCCAAAGGGCAGGATCTGACGATCAAAACAACGCAGCCGGATGCCTCACTGCTGGGCAATATTGCTGAGCCGCTTTTCATTATTGTGGATACGAGTGCAGATACATCGAAATTCAAAAGTGCGCCGATAGCTACCGGGCCGTTCATGGTTACAGGATATACACCTGACCAGGAGATTCAGGTTAAGAAATACGATGGGTACTGGGGCGGTGCGGCCGATCTGGACACGATGACGCTGAAATACATCAAGGATGACAGCACACGTGCACTGGCACTTCAATCAGGCGAGATTGATGCAGCAAGTAATATAGGACGCAGCAATATGTCTCTTTTTCAGGACACATCACAATACACTATTGATGAAATACCCAGTCTTCGTACTCAGTTTGTATGGTTTAACACCAGCCATCCGCTGCTGAGTGATCCGAAGGTTCGCCGTGCGATCTCTTACGGAATCGATCGCGAGAGGTATGCGAATACGCTGGTAGGTGGACAAGCAGCCAAAGGACCATTTACCTCTGCTTTGCCTTTTGGGTACGACAAGCTCAAAGGATACAATTATGAACCGGATAAGGCCAAACAATTGCTGGATGAAGCTGGATATAAGGATACGGATGGAGACAGTATACGGGAAAAAGATGGGGAAAAGCTGTCGCTGCAGCTCATTCTCAATGCAGCGTACGAGTCAGATTCCGTTGTGGCGGCTGCGATGCAGTCTCAACTGAAAGAGATTGGCGTTGGTCTGGAGCTGACCTCGTATGAGGATCTCACCGATCATCAGAAGAGCGGAAATTATGATTTAGCCCTAACGAGCATTAACACAGGCATCACGGGTGATCCGCAGTATATTCTAGACTTTTATTTCAAGACAGGTGCGGAGTGGAATGTGGGTGGATACAGCAATCCGAAGTTGGATCAGCTCATTGAGGGACTTCACTCAGAGTTTGATGTGGAGAAGAGATATGCTCTAGCAGCGGAAGCCCAGCAGCTGATTTTGGACGATGCCGCTTATATGTTTTTGACATACACGCCGATTAATATTGTCAGCAAAAGCAATGTCAAGGGCGCGGCGATGTACCCGATCGACTTTTATCTGCTGGATCGCAATATCAAGGTTGAGCAGTGA
- a CDS encoding TetR/AcrR family transcriptional regulator translates to MKRLENSQKLLTKIIPVLRTKSISSLRMDDIAKYMDISKATLYKYFSSKEEIIQSVVTVYIEEVHDSRITIKDDTISYERRFQIAYEHAMTHVLYLPEFFWSDVKKLYPALYEDVASALGHHSEQLCSFFEEGMTKGIFNRISPVLYMIQDEAVIRRIAEPSFSITHDMTIRQALFDFYRLKKHQLLHPSYIESLDDQPVKAYINELIQQLSRTM, encoded by the coding sequence TTGAAGCGTTTGGAGAATTCACAAAAACTACTGACCAAAATTATTCCGGTTCTGCGTACAAAGTCCATCAGTTCACTACGGATGGATGACATCGCGAAATATATGGATATCAGCAAGGCAACCCTATATAAATACTTCTCATCTAAAGAGGAAATTATCCAGAGCGTGGTGACCGTGTATATTGAGGAAGTTCATGATTCCCGGATTACGATCAAAGATGATACGATCTCGTACGAGCGCAGATTCCAGATTGCCTATGAGCATGCGATGACCCATGTGTTATATCTGCCCGAGTTCTTCTGGAGCGATGTGAAGAAACTCTATCCGGCATTGTACGAGGACGTTGCTTCGGCTCTGGGGCATCATAGTGAACAGTTATGTTCGTTTTTTGAAGAGGGCATGACGAAGGGCATCTTTAATCGAATCAGTCCAGTGCTGTACATGATTCAGGATGAAGCGGTGATTCGCAGAATCGCTGAACCATCGTTTTCCATTACGCATGATATGACGATCCGGCAGGCCTTATTTGATTTTTACAGGTTAAAGAAACATCAACTACTGCACCCCTCATATATAGAGAGTCTTGATGATCAGCCGGTAAAAGCATACATTAACGAATTAATTCAACAGCTATCACGGACCATGTGA
- the csaA gene encoding chaperone CsaA, protein MAAFEDFMQHDIRVGTVVEAEPFLKARIPAIKMIIDFGPLGLKRSSAQITERYTPDMMIGKQVVAVVNFPPRRIAGFLSEVLVLGGVPREGDVVLLSPDHPLPNGTPVA, encoded by the coding sequence ATGGCTGCTTTTGAAGATTTTATGCAGCATGACATTCGAGTAGGTACCGTAGTGGAGGCCGAACCCTTCCTGAAAGCTCGCATTCCTGCAATCAAAATGATAATTGATTTTGGGCCGCTGGGTCTGAAGCGTTCCAGTGCCCAGATTACCGAGCGCTATACACCTGACATGATGATTGGCAAACAGGTCGTGGCTGTCGTTAATTTCCCGCCAAGACGAATTGCCGGCTTCCTCTCCGAAGTCCTTGTGCTGGGCGGTGTACCCCGCGAAGGCGATGTCGTCCTGCTTTCCCCGGATCATCCGCTGCCGAACGGAACACCCGTTGCCTGA
- a CDS encoding type 1 glutamine amidotransferase domain-containing protein, with the protein MMKRILVVLTNVDKYATKDEPTGLWLSEATHFIEEFDHNENVQIDLVSPNGGSVPLDPKSLGDSLDASTKAYFENESFMNKLKNTLKPSEVNARDYDAIYFTGGHGTMWDFPDNAELQALSRDIYEKGGVVSGVCHGVTALLNVKLSNGLLLINDKKVSGFTNEEEELAQQTKYVPFLLEDALRERASEYVKSSPYTSYVTTDGRVVTGQNPQSSKAVAESVKELLGL; encoded by the coding sequence ATTATGAAAAGAATATTAGTTGTTTTGACCAATGTCGATAAATATGCAACGAAGGATGAACCTACGGGTCTATGGCTGAGTGAAGCCACTCACTTCATCGAAGAGTTCGACCATAACGAGAATGTTCAGATTGATCTGGTCAGCCCGAACGGCGGCAGTGTGCCGCTTGACCCGAAAAGTCTGGGTGACTCTCTGGATGCCAGCACCAAAGCGTACTTCGAAAATGAATCCTTCATGAACAAATTAAAAAACACGTTGAAGCCAAGCGAAGTAAACGCAAGAGACTACGATGCAATCTACTTCACGGGTGGACACGGTACAATGTGGGATTTCCCGGACAATGCCGAACTCCAAGCGCTATCACGTGATATTTATGAAAAAGGTGGCGTGGTATCCGGCGTGTGCCACGGGGTTACTGCCCTGCTCAATGTGAAGCTGTCCAATGGCCTACTGCTGATTAACGATAAAAAAGTGTCCGGCTTCACCAACGAGGAAGAAGAACTGGCTCAACAAACGAAATATGTTCCATTCCTGCTGGAGGATGCTTTACGCGAACGAGCTTCTGAGTACGTTAAATCCTCTCCGTACACTTCCTATGTGACAACAGACGGCCGTGTCGTGACAGGACAAAACCCGCAATCCAGCAAAGCTGTTGCCGAAAGCGTTAAGGAACTGCTTGGTCTGTAA
- a CDS encoding ABC transporter ATP-binding protein has product MMPPRAVTASLLEVKNLSVSYKEAAPSLREVSFSMRQGEIIGIVGESGSGKSTLIRALLGLLPVGGQYKEGEITFGDRVLLRGSQQHWQGMRGKRIATVFQDTGSYLNPIQSIGSQYVEAIRAHLPMSRKAAQALAVRALAHVGLDNPEQVMRSYASQLSGGMKQRAAIAMAAALEPELLLADEPTSALDVTTQNEVMKQLKKLCIEKGTSMILVTHNIAVAAHMADRIGVMLDGRLVELDDTLHVISNPVHAYTRKLLQAVPELEGNVHDR; this is encoded by the coding sequence ATGATGCCGCCGCGTGCAGTAACAGCATCTCTTCTTGAAGTGAAAAATCTGTCTGTGAGCTACAAGGAAGCGGCTCCGTCTTTGCGGGAAGTATCGTTTTCCATGAGGCAGGGAGAGATCATAGGTATTGTAGGTGAAAGCGGCAGCGGGAAGTCCACCCTGATTCGGGCTTTACTGGGCCTACTGCCTGTGGGCGGGCAGTACAAGGAAGGAGAGATTACTTTCGGGGATCGGGTGCTGCTGCGCGGCTCACAGCAGCATTGGCAGGGGATGCGCGGGAAACGAATTGCGACGGTATTTCAGGATACGGGTTCCTATCTGAATCCGATTCAAAGCATCGGGAGTCAGTACGTAGAGGCAATTCGTGCCCATCTTCCAATGTCCCGGAAAGCGGCTCAGGCCCTGGCTGTCCGCGCGCTTGCCCATGTGGGGCTGGATAATCCAGAACAAGTTATGCGTTCATATGCTTCGCAGCTCAGTGGTGGTATGAAGCAGCGGGCAGCGATTGCGATGGCTGCTGCGCTGGAGCCGGAACTGCTGCTGGCGGATGAACCGACAAGTGCGTTGGATGTTACGACTCAAAATGAAGTCATGAAGCAATTAAAGAAGCTTTGTATTGAAAAGGGAACCAGCATGATACTGGTGACACATAACATTGCTGTTGCAGCCCATATGGCAGACCGCATCGGTGTGATGTTAGACGGCAGATTGGTGGAACTGGATGATACGCTGCATGTCATATCGAATCCGGTTCATGCGTATACGCGCAAGCTGCTGCAGGCTGTACCCGAACTGGAGGGGAATGTACATGACCGATGA
- the nikC gene encoding nickel transporter permease: MSAAIRAWLTQRRSFVFVLSLAGSWIILALIAPLLAPHDPLATNFAKVLQPSSPEYPLGTDQLGRCVLSRLLYGARTSLLLTFVMIGIVFSLGAVVGVIAGFVRGVVDTVLMRLCDTLMAFPGLIFAIAVVGMLGPGLLNTVAALSVVWWAKYARMARSLVISLQQKEFVTAAAFSGARKIQIIGRTILPNMLPPLIVMAMMDVGGMMLSISGLSFLGLGAQPPDPEWGAMLNEGRRYLQTAPWLLIYPGVAIFSTVIIFNLLGDSLRDVLDPKKNTG, encoded by the coding sequence ATGAGCGCAGCAATTCGAGCATGGCTGACACAACGCCGCAGCTTTGTATTTGTGCTGTCTCTGGCCGGGAGCTGGATCATTCTGGCTCTGATTGCCCCACTGCTGGCTCCGCATGATCCACTCGCCACGAATTTTGCCAAAGTGCTGCAGCCGTCCAGCCCCGAATATCCACTTGGGACGGATCAGCTCGGACGATGTGTCCTGTCTCGACTTCTGTACGGAGCAAGGACTTCACTGCTGCTTACGTTTGTGATGATTGGGATCGTCTTCAGTTTGGGTGCAGTGGTTGGTGTAATTGCAGGTTTTGTCCGGGGAGTGGTGGACACGGTGCTTATGCGGCTGTGTGATACATTGATGGCGTTTCCGGGATTGATTTTTGCAATTGCCGTGGTAGGCATGTTGGGCCCAGGATTGTTAAATACCGTAGCGGCACTCTCGGTGGTCTGGTGGGCAAAGTATGCACGCATGGCCCGAAGCTTGGTCATTTCTCTTCAGCAAAAAGAATTCGTCACTGCTGCCGCTTTCAGCGGTGCGCGTAAGATTCAGATCATTGGCAGAACGATCCTGCCTAACATGCTGCCTCCCCTGATCGTGATGGCGATGATGGACGTGGGCGGCATGATGCTGTCCATCTCGGGACTTTCTTTCCTGGGACTTGGTGCACAGCCGCCTGACCCGGAGTGGGGAGCGATGTTAAATGAAGGCAGAAGGTATCTGCAGACCGCGCCATGGTTGTTAATTTATCCGGGGGTTGCGATATTCAGTACGGTTATCATTTTTAATTTGCTGGGAGACAGTCTGCGAGATGTGCTCGATCCCAAGAAAAATACAGGTTAA
- a CDS encoding AraC family transcriptional regulator has protein sequence MSRKIEMNVVSAGWTQMELVLLFYGWEACDPAHYWGPGVRDSYIVHYIHEGHGTVYMDDRKYHLSEGQGFLILPDTVIHYEADAEEPWTYSWFGFRGVQAKAFMQRAQLSEAHPVFTAHEPNTMAALYDEMLRAGTSQLPGGDVMHQSLLYRLMAALIASAPIKEEESPLLSPKETYIRQAVQFMENRYSQRTSILDIAQAVGLDRTYLSGLFKERYGKSLQAFFLEYRMNRAAELLRNPMLSVSEVAHSVGYTDPLLFSKMFKRVTGISPKGSRVRD, from the coding sequence ATGAGCCGGAAAATTGAAATGAATGTCGTTTCTGCGGGCTGGACACAGATGGAGCTGGTCTTATTATTTTATGGATGGGAGGCATGTGATCCTGCCCATTATTGGGGACCGGGGGTACGTGATTCCTATATTGTGCATTACATTCATGAAGGCCATGGCACGGTGTATATGGATGATCGGAAATATCATCTGAGTGAGGGCCAAGGATTTCTCATATTACCCGACACAGTTATCCATTATGAGGCCGATGCAGAGGAGCCATGGACATATTCATGGTTTGGCTTCAGAGGTGTACAGGCAAAAGCCTTTATGCAGCGTGCACAGTTAAGCGAGGCCCATCCGGTGTTTACTGCTCATGAACCGAATACCATGGCAGCGCTGTATGATGAAATGCTTAGAGCAGGAACGAGCCAACTTCCAGGAGGAGATGTGATGCATCAAAGTTTGTTATACCGACTTATGGCAGCGTTAATTGCATCCGCACCGATTAAAGAGGAAGAAAGCCCGCTTCTTTCGCCCAAAGAAACTTATATTCGGCAGGCTGTGCAGTTTATGGAGAACAGGTACAGCCAGCGCACCTCAATTCTGGATATCGCACAGGCTGTCGGGCTGGATCGAACCTATTTATCAGGATTGTTCAAAGAGCGATATGGCAAGTCACTGCAGGCCTTTTTCCTGGAGTATCGCATGAATCGTGCAGCGGAGCTGCTGCGCAACCCGATGCTGTCCGTGAGTGAAGTAGCCCACTCCGTTGGATACACCGACCCGCTGCTCTTTTCCAAAATGTTCAAACGTGTGACAGGCATATCGCCGAAGGGTTCGCGAGTGCGAGATTAG
- the udk gene encoding uridine kinase — protein MLIIGIAGGTGSGKTTVARSVIERLGSAKVTFISQDNYYKDQSDLTPEQRRLTNYDHPFAFDNDLLIEHLTLLKKGQPAYAPVYDFTIDNRAAGETIELAPNHIVIVEGLHVLIDEHLRTLLDIKVFVDTDSDVRILRRVLRDMEERGRSIQSVYKQYLETVKPMHDAFIEPSKKYADIIIPEGGHNEVGIQMLSILTEKYLTGENWNRS, from the coding sequence ATGCTCATTATTGGTATCGCCGGAGGAACCGGCTCCGGCAAAACAACGGTAGCCCGCTCCGTTATTGAACGTCTGGGATCAGCTAAAGTTACATTTATATCCCAAGACAATTATTACAAAGACCAGTCAGACCTCACACCTGAGCAGCGCAGACTGACGAATTATGATCACCCGTTTGCTTTTGATAATGATCTGCTGATCGAGCATCTTACCCTGTTAAAAAAGGGCCAGCCAGCGTATGCTCCCGTGTATGACTTCACCATAGATAACCGCGCTGCAGGCGAAACAATTGAGCTTGCACCGAACCACATCGTTATTGTCGAAGGGCTGCATGTGCTGATTGATGAGCATCTTCGTACACTGCTGGACATCAAGGTATTTGTAGATACGGATTCCGATGTACGTATTCTGCGCAGAGTACTGCGTGACATGGAGGAGCGTGGACGCTCGATTCAATCCGTGTACAAACAGTACCTCGAAACGGTCAAACCGATGCATGATGCGTTTATCGAGCCATCTAAAAAGTATGCCGATATCATCATCCCTGAGGGCGGACATAACGAAGTAGGGATTCAGATGCTGTCCATTCTTACCGAGAAATATCTCACTGGAGAGAACTGGAACAGATCTTAA
- a CDS encoding sigma-70 family RNA polymerase sigma factor: protein MDLPDLITQAIQGDREAFIRLIREIEHSLYNTAISMLRKEEDAADAIQETILKAYKSMHTLREPQYFKTWMFRILINECNTLLSRRSLSTSYAEVPAEHQAQSSPYDEVDMREAVDQLEETKRIVIVLHYFEDMSLRQIADTLGLSESAVKMRLNRARKDLYQKFKNFREVKLHVEPI from the coding sequence ATGGATTTACCCGATCTCATTACACAAGCTATTCAGGGAGATCGTGAAGCTTTCATCAGGCTGATCCGAGAGATTGAACATTCCCTATACAATACCGCTATATCCATGCTGCGCAAAGAGGAGGATGCCGCGGACGCGATTCAGGAAACGATCCTGAAAGCCTACAAATCCATGCACACCCTCCGAGAACCGCAGTATTTCAAAACATGGATGTTCCGTATTCTCATCAATGAATGCAATACCTTGTTATCCCGCCGTTCTCTCTCCACTTCTTACGCCGAAGTACCCGCAGAACATCAGGCACAATCCAGTCCATACGATGAAGTGGATATGCGAGAAGCGGTCGATCAGCTGGAGGAAACCAAACGAATTGTAATTGTCCTGCACTACTTTGAAGATATGAGTCTGCGTCAGATTGCTGACACACTTGGGCTGTCCGAAAGCGCTGTGAAGATGAGGCTGAACCGGGCAAGGAAAGATCTTTATCAGAAATTTAAAAACTTTCGGGAGGTAAAATTACATGTCGAACCCATTTAG
- a CDS encoding DUF4179 domain-containing protein, with translation MSEIVRSRIDATLDSLPESPGTMNMESLQAHKKHSRRTHKGLRRISGVAIAAAVLGMTVFASGFVSPAMADSLRSIPLVGSLFSSIEADMGLRTAGNEGLTTTVNHSFAYQDVKFKVLETVYDGTRAAFLVHVTAPNLNQGMYDNGKDIVKLSSGVENVFFDVNGSRPDSGLFYSSAGANEPDTLLFEQVIPADQTGAVPDQFEAKVKLTLQGIDHEFELTVPFTKSTTNTHNVQPNTAAENDLYTAAVTKAEVTPITARLTASIGLKGKENLTAREEEQLREIRFAVYDDQGRQLTALNGEGMYEANQLSWESIYATTAKDVKYLVVKPFKVKDDFAEEVQDNQFIKGMEMKIQLPERK, from the coding sequence ATGTCTGAAATCGTACGCAGCCGCATTGATGCAACACTGGATTCCCTGCCTGAATCACCTGGAACAATGAACATGGAATCGCTTCAGGCTCATAAGAAGCATTCAAGACGTACTCACAAAGGACTGCGCCGTATCTCAGGAGTCGCTATCGCAGCAGCAGTGCTGGGTATGACGGTTTTTGCATCCGGTTTTGTATCCCCAGCGATGGCTGACTCGCTGCGCAGCATTCCGCTCGTAGGCAGTCTTTTCAGCTCCATTGAAGCCGATATGGGACTTCGAACGGCAGGTAACGAAGGTTTGACTACGACTGTGAACCATTCTTTTGCTTATCAGGACGTCAAATTCAAAGTATTAGAGACAGTCTATGACGGCACACGTGCGGCGTTTCTCGTTCATGTTACTGCACCTAATCTCAATCAGGGCATGTACGACAATGGCAAGGATATCGTGAAGCTGAGCAGTGGCGTTGAAAACGTATTTTTCGATGTGAATGGGTCTCGCCCAGATAGCGGTCTGTTCTATAGTTCAGCCGGAGCGAACGAGCCTGATACCCTGCTTTTTGAACAGGTCATTCCTGCGGATCAAACGGGTGCTGTTCCCGATCAGTTCGAGGCTAAGGTTAAATTAACGCTGCAAGGTATTGATCATGAATTTGAGCTGACAGTTCCTTTTACAAAATCAACAACCAACACTCACAATGTACAGCCGAATACTGCTGCGGAAAACGACCTGTATACAGCTGCGGTTACAAAAGCCGAAGTTACACCAATCACGGCTCGTCTAACTGCATCGATCGGTTTAAAAGGGAAAGAAAATCTAACTGCCAGAGAAGAAGAACAACTGCGCGAAATCAGATTTGCTGTCTATGATGATCAAGGCCGACAATTGACCGCACTGAACGGTGAAGGTATGTATGAAGCAAACCAGTTGAGCTGGGAAAGTATCTATGCCACTACAGCTAAGGATGTAAAATACCTGGTTGTAAAGCCTTTTAAGGTAAAGGATGACTTTGCGGAAGAAGTCCAAGACAATCAATTTATCAAGGGGATGGAAATGAAAATCCAGCTACCAGAGCGAAAATGA
- the nikB gene encoding nickel ABC transporter permease: protein MGRYIVKRLLQLVAVLFGITFLTFLLTYLSPGDPARLMLMSTGITPSDELVRQVRVELGLDKPFLVRYGTWLAQVVTGDFGTSYKYDRPVMEVLLARLPATLRLTGSAMLLVILISFPLGIISAVRRNQWLDYMIRLFSFAGLSMPSFWLGMLLMLVFGVQLKLLPVMGSSGWNSLILPAVTLAIPLIAQYSRQIRAAMLEETSQNYVMGARARGVKESIIIWRHILPNSLLPIVTLLGMTTGALLGGAAIVESLFVWPGVGQMAVDAIFTRDYPLIQGYVIWMAIIYVTLNLLVDLWTHLRDPRIRLDVDI, encoded by the coding sequence TTGGGCAGATATATCGTTAAACGATTATTACAACTGGTTGCCGTTCTGTTTGGCATTACCTTCCTGACATTTCTATTAACCTATCTTTCCCCTGGCGATCCCGCCAGACTGATGCTGATGTCCACTGGAATCACACCTTCGGATGAGTTGGTCAGACAAGTGAGAGTGGAACTGGGATTGGACAAGCCGTTTCTGGTTCGGTATGGAACGTGGCTTGCGCAGGTGGTCACCGGAGACTTTGGTACGTCATATAAGTATGACCGTCCGGTAATGGAGGTGCTGCTGGCGCGTCTTCCGGCAACACTCCGTTTAACGGGAAGTGCCATGCTTCTGGTGATATTGATCTCTTTTCCGCTGGGAATCATCTCGGCTGTACGGCGAAATCAATGGCTGGATTATATGATTCGTCTATTTTCCTTTGCCGGTTTGTCCATGCCAAGCTTCTGGCTGGGTATGCTTCTGATGCTGGTGTTTGGGGTGCAGCTGAAGCTGCTGCCCGTCATGGGCAGTTCCGGCTGGAACAGTCTGATCCTGCCTGCGGTCACGCTGGCCATTCCGCTGATTGCGCAGTACAGTCGGCAGATTCGTGCAGCGATGCTGGAGGAGACCAGTCAGAATTACGTCATGGGGGCGAGGGCAAGAGGTGTGAAGGAGTCAATCATCATATGGCGCCATATTTTGCCGAATTCACTGCTGCCGATAGTGACCCTTCTGGGTATGACAACAGGTGCACTGCTCGGCGGAGCAGCCATAGTCGAAAGTTTATTCGTATGGCCGGGGGTGGGACAGATGGCAGTGGATGCGATTTTTACACGAGACTATCCTTTGATACAGGGATATGTGATCTGGATGGCGATCATCTACGTTACGCTGAATCTGCTTGTTGATCTATGGACACATCTGCGTGATCCGCGCATTCGATTGGATGTGGACATTTAG